The Coffea arabica cultivar ET-39 chromosome 3c, Coffea Arabica ET-39 HiFi, whole genome shotgun sequence genome contains a region encoding:
- the LOC113733772 gene encoding polygalacturonase-like: MAYPRKLFSLALPFLFFFISSASTITYNVRKFGAKPDGKTDSTKAFLSAWAAACASVMSATIYVPRGRYLLGAASFWGNKCKNNAIKIRIDGTLVAPSNYRTIGYAGNWLKFERVNGVTISGGTLDGQGSSLWNCKASKSNCPGGPTTLAFYNSNNIVISKLTSLNSQMFHVMLYGCQNAKLQGMKISASATSPNTDGIHISGSSGVTILGSNIATGDDCISIGPGASNLWIENVSCGPGHGISIGSLGWDMQEPGVQNVTVKTVTFRGTQNGLRIKTWARPSNGFVKRVLFQNAVMLNVRYPIIIDQSYCPTKNNCPNQGSGVKISDVTYHQIHGTSSSQVAIAIDCSKDSPCSGIRLQDVNLRYMNQPAQVSCSNVAGTSTGFVQPKGCL, from the exons ATGGCTTATCCAAGAAAACTGTTTTCACTCGCATTGCCcttcttgttcttcttcatATCATCAGCCTCCACGATCACATATAATGTGCGAAAGTTTGGAGCCAAACCTGATGGAAAGACCGATTCGACAAAGGCCTTTCTCAGTGCATGGGCAGCAGCTTGTGCTTCAGTAATGTCTGCAACAATTTATGTACCGCGGGGAAGATACTTGCTCGGGGCTGCATCATTCTGGggaaataaatgcaagaataATGCAATTAAAATACGCATAGATGGTACTCTTGTAGCTCCCTCGAATTATCGTACTATTGGCTATGCTGGCAACTGGCTCAAGTTTGAAAGAGTCAATGGAGTGACAATTTCTGGCGGAACTTTAGATGGACAAGGCAGTAGTCTTTGGAACTGCAAAGCCTCCAAGAGTAACTGTCCTGGTGGTCCAACG ACATTGGCATTCTACAATTCAAATAACATTGTCATCAGCAAATTAACGTCATTGAACAGCCAAATGTTCCATGTTATGCTTTACGGCTGTCAAAATGCTAAGCTACAAGGGATGAAGATCTCAGCCTCAGCCACTAGTCCAAATACTGATGGCATTCATATTTCAGGGTCCTCAGGTGTTACCATATTGGGCTCTAACATAGCTACAGGGGACGATTGCATTTCAATTGGCCCCGGCGCCTCCAATTTGTGGATCGAGAATGTTTCTTGTGGCCCTGGCCATGGAATAag CATTGGGAGTCTAGGATGGGATATGCAAGAACCTGGAGTACAAAATGTGACTGTTAAAACCGTTACTTTCAGAGGCACACAAAATGGCTTGAGGATAAAGACTTGGGCAAGGCCTAGCAATGGATTTGTTAAGAGGGTCCTTTTCCAAAATGCAGTAATGCTGAATGTGAGATACCCTATTATCATCGACCAAAGTTATTGTCCAACCAAAAATAATTGTCCAAATCAG GGTTCTGGTGTAAAGATTAGTGATGTGACTTATCACCAAATTCATGGAACATCATCATCACAAGTAGCTATAGCGATTGATTGCAGCAAGGACTCCCCATGCAGTGGCATAAGATTGCAAGATGTCAACCTCAGATACATGAATCAACCAGCTCAGGTATCATGCTCCAATGTTGCTGGAACATCTACAGGCTTTGTTCAACCGAAAGGCTGCTTATGA